The genomic region CTTCAGGGACAGGCTGCCGCCCACGGTGGACAGGAATGCGGTGTCCGAGGAATCACGCCCGGCCGTGATCCGCAGCATGCTCTCCCGCGGTGCCAGCCCCGTGGGGTCGATGACGTGCCAGGCGCCGTTGATGTGTGCTTCGGCCACCGCGTGGAAGTCCATCGGGGCCAGGCCCGGGGCATACACGGCAGCCAGCCGGGCCGGGACGTTCTTGGACCGCAGCAGGGCAATGGCAAGGTGGGCGAAGTCCCGGCAGACCCCGCGGCGGTGCAACAGCGTCTCGACGGCTCCATCGGTCCCCCGTGAGGATCCGCTGACGTAGCGGAGTTCGCTGAAGACCCAGTTGCGCACGGCGTGGAGCAGCTCCTCGCCCTGCAGCCCGCCGAATTCGGCATAGGCTGTCGGCAGCAGCCGGTCCGACTCCGCGTAGCGGCTGGGCCGCACATAGCGGATGAGTTCCATGAGCCCTGGTTCCTCGGGCCGGGCCAAGCCGCTGACGCTGGCGGAGTACTCCACCAGCACTTCGGTGGGTTCGGCGAATTCCATGTAATGGAAGCGCCCTCCGTGGTGGTCCGAGAGCTCGGTCAGCGGCACGTCCCCGCCGTCCGCCGTCACCGAGAGCGACTCCTGCAGTGAACCGTAACCGGGGTTCCGGGCCACGGCCACGGCGAGCGCCACCTTGGTCTCGGCAACGGTCTTGAAGGCCAGGCGGGCGGCTACGGCGCGTTCCATGTAACTCCGGGATGTGAGGTGGTGGCAGGGAAAGTCGCCGTCAGCGGCCCGGGGATGTGCGGGTGGGCGGGACTAGTTTTTGATCTTCAGAGACATTAGCATCCGCTGGACGTCGGCGAATTCGGATCCCTCGTTGACGTACTTGGCCGCCTGGTCGAGGGTGTCGAACGCCTTCGCGGGAGCAACTTTCTGGTCCGGAGCCAAAGGTTTGAGCACCGGCAGGTCCCCAAACGAATAATCGCCCTTGCCCTCCTGGCCACGGACCACGTTCTGCAGCGCGCAGGCCTTCCCGCCGGCGCCGCCCACCACGTTGGTGATGCCATAGGAGCCGAAATACTTGTAGCCCTGGATGACCCGGAACACCACGTGCGGGTCAATCGTCCCCTCGCCGCCGGCGTGCGGCAGGTCCACGGGGACGCTGCTGACCACGACGTAGGCCCGTGCGTCGCCGTCCGCGCAGGCCGCGGCCGGCTGCGGCGGGAGCCCCGTCTGCAGGGTGGCCAGGTACGCGCCCTTGGCGTCTTTGACAACGATCTTCAGTGCACCCGGCAGCGCGCCCGGATCGACGGCCACGGACTGGACAATCCAGTCCCGCGGCACCTCGAAACTGACCGTCTTCGCCGGATCGGTGAAGACTTTCCAGTCGGCGGCGCTCGATCCCGGGGCGGAGGCGCTGACGGTGGGCGTCGGGCCGGAGGCGGGGGCCGACGTCGTACTCTCCGCCGTGCTGCTGCCCGCCGTGCTGCTACCCGCCGTGCTGCTACCCGCTGTCCAAACTGGTGCCCCCTTGCCGTCGCCGCTGCAGCCCGACAGGGCTGCCGCCGTGACCACGAGGGCGGCACCGGTGCGCAGCGCGGCGGCGCGAATCCACGCTGCCCGGGTCCTCGCTGTACGGATCCGGATAGTACCTGAACCGCTGGTGGTGCCTGATCCGCTGGTGGTGGCCGTCCCAGTCATGGTGCCAGCGTAGCCGTGGCGCCGCACGGCTCAGAGCTCCCGCATCAGCGTTTCGTAGAAGCGGACGCCGTGGCCCAGCGTCTCCAGCGCAATCTTCTCGTCAACGCCGTGGATAGAGCCGCGCGCCGGGACATCCATGAAAAACGGTGCGAAGCGGTACACGGCGCCGCAGATCCCGGTGAAGCGGCGGGAGTCGGTGCCGCCCATCATGATGTACGGGGTGATGATCGCTTCGGGGAAGACCTGGCCGATGCAGTCCGCCAGCAGTTCCCACGGGGCTCCGGATGACGGGGACACAGGCGAGGGGTCGTTGCCCTCCACGACCCGCAGTTCCACTTGCGGGTCGCGGATGATCTTCCGCAGCCGTGCCACGGTTCCCTCGACGCTCTCCCCCACCGCGATCCTGATGTTGGCGTTCGCCTTGGCCGTGGCGGCGAGGACGTTCGCCCCGGCGCTGCCTTCGAGCGTGGTGATGGCGACCGTGGTGCGGGTCATGGCGTTGGTCTCGCTGCCGAGCCGGCCGAACAACCAGGTGATCGGCCTCCGGAGCAGCGCCGCATTGGCGAACGCGGCCCGTAGCGGCGCCGGCGAATGCGGGCCGAACCGGCGCAGCATCTCCGCGGTCACGTCCGGCAGCGACTGCGGGAACGGGCTGCGCTCGATCCGTGTAATGGCGCGCGCCAGCCGTGCCGTGGCTCCCATCCGCGGCGGCGTGGAGGCATGCCCGCCCGGGTCCCGGGTCAGCAGCTCGACGTCGAGGATCCCCTTTTCGGCCACCCCGACGACGGCGGCCGGCCGGCTTACCCCGGGAAAGGCGCCGCCGGCGACTGCGCCTCCCTCATCCAGCACGAGCCAGGGCGTCACGCCGCGCGCGCCCAGCAGGTCCGCGGCGGCTGCCGCGCTGTCGCCGGCCGTCTCCTCGTTGTTACCGAAGGAGAAGTAGAGGTCATGCGCCGGCGCGTAGCCCGCCCGGAGCAGGCTCTCGGCGGCCTCCAGGATGGCCACGAGCTGACCCTTGTCATCCAGCGTCCCGCGGCCCCAAAGGAAGGTGCCGTCGTTGTGGCCGGAGAACGGCTCGTGCGTCCACTCCCCGGGGTCTCCCGCCGGGACGACGTCGTAGTGCGCCATCAGTACCGACGCGCGCGCCCCGGCCCCCGGGTCCGTACCGGGCCAGCGGTACAGCAGAGCCTGGCCGTTGACGCGCTCCAGGTCCAGTGCCTCATGGACCGCCGGGTACAGCCTCGGCAGTGCCGCGATGAAGGCCTCGAACCCGGCCAGCTCCGTCGCGTTCTGCTGCCCCGCGCCCTCCCCGGCGTTCTCCAGGCGGCAGGACACGGTCCGATACGTCACGAGCTCCGCCAGCGAGGCCGCCGCACGTCCCGCACTGCCGGGGCCGTCTGCGGCGGATGTGGCGGTCTCGCCGGCGGTGGCGTTGTCGGCGGTCTTGTCGTGGGTCTCGTGATGGGTCTCGTCATGGGCGGCGCCGGCGGTGGTGTCCTGCAGGGGGTTGCGCATGGGCGAAAGTCTAAGGCCGGACGGCGCGCAGGACCCGTTATCCGTCCCGGGACCGGTTGACCGTCCCGGGTCCGGAGCCGGCGGCGGTCTCCGCCGTCGGGCTCCGCAGAAATTCGGCGCAGAATATCGGTCGTTGGAAAGCGGATACGCTGGGGGCATGGCCGAACAGCACTTTGACGCATCGCATTTTGGGGAGCAGGGCGACGTGGCAGGCATGTCGGCGCTCGATATCGCGGACTGGCGGCTGCGGACCTTTGCCCTCTACGCCACCACGCGCAAGATTGCCGCCGACAGCCCGGCGGAAGCCCACTCCTATTGGCGCCACGAGCGGGACCGCATGTTCGGCACCCACCCGGCCTCGGCGCTGACCGCGGAGGCCAAGGCCAGCTTCGACGGCCTGAAGACCGCGGACTACGATCCGATCTACCGCTTCTACGTGCCGCTGACCCTCGAGGGTGCCGGCCGCGAGATGAATGTTGAGACCGGCACTGACGGTCTGGTCCGGTTCGTCCGGCTGGGAACCTTCGACCTGCCCGAGATGGGGCAGCTCGCGGTCTGGAAGCTCAGGGGCTACGGCGGCGGCATTTTCGTGCCGTTCCGCGACGCCACCGCCGGCCAGCCCGGCGGCAGCTACGGCGCGGGTCGCTACCTGCTGGACACGATCAAGGGGGCGTTCCACGGTGTGCGGGGCTCCGGGCCCAACGCCGAATTCGTCCTGGACTTCAATTTCGCCTACAACCCCTCCTGCGCCTACAACGAAGCGTGGGCCTGTCCGCTTGCGGGTCCGGCGAACCGGCTGGCCGTCGACATCCCCGTGGGCGAGCTGTACTGAGCGGATGGAGTCCGAGCTCACACAGCAGGCCCCTGCCCCCGCCGTCGTCCGCACGCCGAGCCTCCGGCGGCGCCGCGGAATCCTCCGCTACCCCGTGGTACGGCAGCTCATCCGGTTCACCGGCGTGGGCATTGTCTGCACCCTGACATCCCTGGCCCTGTACGCCCTGTCCCGGCCGTGGCTCGGGCCCCAGCCTGCCAACGCCGCGGCCCTGATCCTGACATCCTTCATGAACACCGCCCTCAACCGGCGCCTGACGTTCAAGATCACCGAACGCCGCCGGATGAAGCGCGACCACCTCAACGGCCTGATCGTGATCCTCGTGGCGCTGCTCATCACCGGCGGCAGCCTGGCAATCCTGCACTGGCTCCGGCCCGAGGCAACAGTGGCTGACGAGCTCTGGACCACTACCCTCTCCGGCTTTGCTGCCACCGCAGTACGCTTCACGATGCTGCGGCACTGGATCTTCCGCCGCGCCCGTCACCGCTGACTCGCCGGCCCAACCGCCACACTTCCCCATCTGACTGGCAGCAGGGGCCGTTTTGGGGGCTCAAAACGGCCCCTGCTGCCAGTTAGTTGGGCCGAAGCGCCCGGACCCCGGCGACGGCGGTACGGACCGCGGCCGCCGCCTCCTGCAGCTCCGCTGCCGTGATGGTCGAGTCGAAGCTGAACCGCACCGCCGTCTGGGCGACCTCGGGCTCGATGCCCAGGGCCAGCAGCACGGGCGAGGGCGCATCCGAGCCCGCCGCGCAGGCGGAACCGCTCGAGCACACCACGCCCTGGCGTTCGAGTTCCAGCAGCACGGACTCGCCGCTGGTGCCCGGGAAGCAGAAGGAAGCCACCGAAGGCAGCCGCTCGGTGGGGTGGCCGGTGAGTACCGCACCGGGGACACCGGCCAGCACGGCCGCAATGAACCCGTCACGGAGGGCCGCGACCCGCCGTGCAGGGTCCGGTGCGGAGTCCGGTGCAGGGTTAGAGGCCGGGTCTGGTGCCGGGACTGATGCCGGGAGTGATGCCGTCTCCCGGGCCAGCGTCAGCGCGGTCGCCAGCGCCACGGCCCCGGCGACGTTTTCCGTGCCCGAGCGGCGGCCGCGTTCCTGGCCGCCGCCGTGAACCAGCGGTTCGATCCGGATCCGGCCGCGGACGAACAATGCGCCGCTGCCTTTGGGCGCGCCCAGCTTGTGGCCGGAAATGCTCAGGGCGTCCACGCCGAGCGCGCCGGTGTCCAGCGGCAGCCAGCCGGCGGCCTGGACGGCGTCGGTGTGGAAAGGGATCCCTTGGGCGCGGGCCAGTGCTGCGAGCCGGGCGATGGGCTGGACCGTGCCGACCTCGTTGTTGGCGTACATGACGCTGACCAGCGCTGTCCCGGGACCCAGCACGGCGGCCAGGGCCTCTTCCGTGACCTGACCGAAGCGGTCCACCGGGATCACATCGACGGCGAAGCCATGGACGCGTTCGAGATACCTGGCGGATTCCTCCACCGCGGGATGTTCGACGGCGCTGATCGCCACCCGGTCCAGGCGAGGATCGGCGGCGCGCCTGGCCAGGGCGATGCCTTTGATGGCGAGGTTGTCCGCTTCGGTGCCGCCGGAGGTGAAGACGATTTCCCCGGCCCGGCAGCCCAGGGCCTTGGCCGTCGCTGCCCGGGCCCCGGCGAGCGCCGTGGCGGCCGCGTCCCCGAGGGAGTGGTGGCTGGACGGGTTGCCGAACTCGCCCGTGAGGTAGGGCCACATGGCCTCGAGCACTTCGCGGCGGACCGGGGTGGTGGCCGCGGCGTCCAGGAAGATCACGGTGCGCCTCAGCCGGCCGCCGGATCGGCGCCGGGGTGACCGTCGGCGGGAACTCCGGCCTCAACATCAGGTTCGACGCCCTGCCTGTCGTCCGGCAGGGTATCGGGCCCGGTTTCGGTTTCAACTGCCAGTTCGATGTCGAGCCCGAGGTCCAGGGCCGTCACGCTGTGTGTCAGGCCGCCGATCGAGATGACATCCACCCCCGTGGCCGCGATGTCCGCCACGGTGGCAAGATTGACGTTGCCGCTGGCTTCGACGCGGGCCCGGCCGCCCACCAGCCGGACGCCGGCCGCCAGCTCGGCCAGGGAGAAGTTGTCCAGCATGATGGTGTCGACTCCGGCGGCGAGCACCGGCTCGATCTGTTCCATGGTGTCCACTTCCACCTCGAAGTGCGTCGTATGGCCGAGCTGCGCCCGCGCGCCGCGCAGCACGGCGGTCAGCTTCGCCGGGTCGCCCCCGGTGAGGACGGCCAGGTGGTTGTCCTTGGCCAGGACGGCGTCGGAGAGGCTGAAGCGGTGGTTGGCGCCCCCGCCGCAGCGCACGGCGTAGCGTTCGAGGACCCGCAGTCCCGGCGTCGTCTTCCGCGTGTCCGTGATCCGTGCCGCGGTGCCGTCCACGAGCGCCACATACTCGGCCGTCCTGGTGGCGATGGCACTCATCCGCTGGACCAGGTTCAGTCCGACGCGTTCGGCCAGCAGCACCGCGCGGGCGTTACCGGTCACCCGGGCCAAGGCGGTTCCGGCGACAAAGGTCTCGCCGTCGCGGACCAGCAGTTCGACGACGGCGCCCGGGTCGGTCAGCTTCATCGCCGCGGCGAACACCTCCCCGCCGCTCAACACGCCGGGCACGCGGGCGTTCAGCACCGCGGTCGCGCGCGCCTTCGCGGGGATAAGTGTCTGCGAGGTGATGTCTCCGTACGGGGCGTCCTCCTGCAGCGCCGCGCGCAGGACGGCCAGGACGGCGGCCTCGGGCAGGCTCCCGTCGAGCGCCGCGGTGCGGGAGGTCACGGTGCGGGAGGTCACGGTGCGGGAGGTCGCGGTTTCCGGGGCAGCGGTTGCTGTCATGGCTAGATCCTTTGCATGGAGCGGGCGGCGGCCGGATGCCGGCGGCCGGAGGTCAATGATGCGGGACCGGACTGCCCTGCGGTCCCGGCCGGTTGTGCCGTGCGGTTCGGATGGGCGGGGCCGGCATAACCGGCCTCGGCCAACACGGCAGTGTCCGCAGGCCCGGCGGTGCCGGCCATCACGGCTGAATCTGCCCGGTAGTGGGCGCCGACTGATTGCGTGCGCTGCCGGGCCGCCGTGACGAGGAGTCGAGCGGCCAGCAGCAGGTTCCGGTCCTCATGGGCATCCTGGCTGAGCCAGACGCTGCGGCCGGCGCGGACACTGTTTCCAAGGTCTGCAGTTTCAAGGTCTGTGGCCCACTGCGCCAGCTGGGCCGCGGCGGCGTCGAGCTCGGTTCCGGTGCGCGTGACTCCTGCCGCGGAGGTCATGAGCCGGCCGAGGGCCGCTCGGCTGAACGGCGCCGCCGATGCACCGGGTGCGCCCGGTGCGCTCGCGGCGCCAGCTTCCGGAGAAACTGCCACGGGCAGGACAAGGCTGCCCGGGTGGACGTCCCCGCAAGCCGGTGTCAGCCAGGCCGTGTCCGGTACGGGTGCGTGCAGGAAGTCCTCGACGGCGCGACGGCCGAACACGAGGCCCTCCAGCAGCGAGTTGCTCGCCAGCCGGTTGGCGCCCTGGGCGCCCGTGCGGGCTACCTCGCCGGCGGCATACAGGCCCGGAACGGACGTGCGGCCCCACAGGTCGGTGCACACCCCGCCCATCCAGTAGTGGGCCGCCGGAGACACGGGGATCGGCTCGGTGGTCCAGTCATAGCCGGCAGCCCGGGTGGCCGCCGTGATGGTCGGGAACCGCCGGAGAAGGAAGCCCGCGCCGCGGGCCGCCTCGATGCCCCGGGCATCCAGGTAGACCGGGCTGTCCGGTGCGGCCCCCGCGGCGGCCAGGTGCAGGGCAATGCTGCGGGAGACGACGTCGCGCGGGGCGAGTTCGGCATCCGGGTGGTAGCCGGGCATGAAGCGGTAGCCTGCGGAGTCCAGGAGCACCGCCCCCTCGCCGCGGACAGCTTCGGAGATGAGCAGGGCAGGCGGGCCGCCCGGGATTTCCTCGGCGGCAAGGGTGGTGGGGTGGAACTGGAAGAACTCGAGATCCCGTACCGCGGCGCCGGCGCGCCAGGCCAGGGCGAGGCCGTCGGCGGTGGCAACGGCCGGATTGCTGGTGCGGGCAAAAAGCCGGCCGGCACCCCCGGTGGCGAGGAGGACGGCGTCGGCAGCCAGCTCCTGGGGCCGGCCGCCGGCCAGATACGCCACACCGGTGACCCGGGCCGGCGTCGGCGGCGTTAGGCCGGACTGTGACAGGGTGCCCGGCAGCGCAACGGGTTCGGGCCCTGCCTCGGGTGCCGTCAGGAGGTCGGTGACGAACGCGGTGGTCTCCACCCGGAGCCGGCCCTGGACCGTGCGTTCCAGGACGGCGCGCTCCAGGACGGCCGCGACGAGGCCGCGGGCAATGCAGGCACCGGTCGCGTCCCCGCCGGCGTGGAGGATCCGCGGCGCGGAATGGGCGGCTTCGAGGCCCAGGGCCGGTCCGCCGTCGGGCCGCACGTCGAAGTGCACGCCGTAGCGGGCCAGGCCGGCGATGTCCCGGACGGCCTCCGTGCACAGGACCCGGACGGCCTCGGCGTCGTTCAGCCCGGCGCCGGCAGCGAGGGTGTCGGCGACGTGGGCCGCCACGGAGTCCCCGGGGGCGGCATCCTTCGGCGCCAGGACGGCGGAGACGCCGCCCTGGGCGTAGAACGTGTTGCTCTGCTCCAGCGTCCCCTTGCTGAGCAGGACCACCTCGATGTCACGGCCGCTGTCGGTGGCGGCGTCGGAGGCGAGCAGCGCGGCGTAGAGCCCGGCTATCCCGCTGCCGACAATCACGAGCCGCCTGGTCACGGCCGCGCCGCCAGCATGCGCTCGAGTGCCACCTTTGCCGGTGCGGCGACGTCTTCATCCACCGTGATGCGGTTGACCACTTCGCCCCGGACGAGCGCTTCCAGGACCCAGGCAAGGTAGCCGGGGTGGATGCGGTACATCGTGGAGCAGGGGCAGATCACCGGGTCGAGGCAGAAGATGGTGTGCTGCGGGTATTCCGCGGCCAGCCGGTTGACGAGGTTGATCTCGGTGCCGACGGCGAAGGTGGTGGGCTCCGTGGCGGCGGCGATGGCCTTGCGGATGAAGTCGGTGGAGCCGGCGGAGTCTGCGGCGTCGACCACCTCCATGGGGCATTCGGGGTGCACGATGACCTGCACGCCGGGGAACTCGGCCCGTGCCTTTTCGATCTGGCCGACGTTGAAGCGCTTGTGGACGGAGCAGAAACCGTGCCAGAGGATCACGCGCGAGTCCTGCAGCGCCTGCTCATTGTTGCCGCCGAGGTCCTTGCGCGGGTTCCACATGGGCATCTGTTCCAGCGGCACGCCCATGGCCTTCGCGGTGTTGCGGCCCAGGTGCTGGTCCGGGAAGAACAGCACACGCTGGCCGCGTTCGAACGCCCATTCGAGTACCGTGGCGGCGTTCGAGGACGTGCAGACGATGCCGCCGTGCTCGCCGCAGAAGCCCTTGAGCGCGGCCGAGGAGTTCATGTAGGTGACCGGGATGACGGGGACCCGGCCGTCGGCGTCGGGCTCGGTGCCGAAGAGCTCCTCCAGCTGCTCCCAGCACTCGGTGACCGAGTCGATGTCCGCCATGTCCGCCATGGAACAGCCCGCTGCGAGGTTGGGCAGGATCACGGCCTGGTCCGGTCGGGACAGGATGTCAGCGGTTTCGGCCATGAAGTGCACGCCGCAGAAGATGATGGCCTCGGCGTCGGGCCGGGTCAGCGCGGCATTGGCGAGCTGGAAGGAATCGCCCACGAAGTCGGCATATTCGATCACTTCGTCGCGCTGGTAGAAGTGCCCGAGCACGACGGCGCGGTCCCCCAGCGCCGCTTTGGCGGCACGGATCCGGGCGTCGAGTTCGGCGTCGCTGGCCAGCTTGTACTCCTCCGGCAGCTGGCCCTGCCGAGGGGTCGCCGCCGGGGCGACGTCGGCTGAGGAGGCGCCGGGGCCGTAGGCGGGCACTCCGGCGAGGGCCTCGGCGAGGTCGAAGTCCCAAGGCCCGCGGGCCAGGGCGGGGCTGCAGGTGCTGGCTGCCGCGCTTGCCATGGTGGCGGCCTGCTCGCGCGTGATCAGCTGGATGGCCGTGTTGACGCTGCTCATGGTGTGCTCCTGTTGTCTGGGTCAAGGCCGGGGCGGCCGGTAAAGCGGTAGAGGCGGGGCGGGCGGTGTTTGCCGCCCTGCAGGTATTGATCGGTTTCTTCGATTTCCGGCGTGGCCTTGACCTGCCGGCGGAAGTTGGCGGGATCCAGTTCGCGGTCCAGGACGGCCTCGTAGACTTCCCGGACCTGGGCGAGGGTGAAGTACTCGCCCAGCAGGTGGTAGGCGATGGACCCGTAGGCCATCTTGTTGCGCAGCCGCCACAGGGCGTAGTCGATGATGGCGTTGTGGTCGAAGGCGAGCTCGCCGAGCCGGTCGGCGCGGAACCAGCGCACGTTCTCCGATTCGTCCGCGAGCGCGGCCTCCGTGGGCTGGACCAGCGCCCAGTAGACGATCGAGACGACGCGCTGGGTGGGTGAACGGTGCAGGCCGCCGAAGGCGTAGAGCTGCTCGAGGTAGTTCGGGGCGAGGCCCGTGGTTTCGCGCAGGTTCCGCGACGCGGCGTCCTGGAGGGACTCGGCGTGCGTGAGCGGCCCCCCGGGCAGCGCCCAGAGCCCCTTGAACGGTTCGCGGATGCGGCGCACCAGCGGGATCCAGAGCGTGGGCCGGCCGGAACGCTCGCTGGGACGCAGCGCGAAGATCACCGTGGAGATGGCCAGCGATGGCGGCGCGAGCTGGCGCTCCGAGACGTTGGCTGCTGCGGTGTAAACGGTCATCCCCGCCTTCTTGGGTCCCCGGCCGGGGTCCGCGATGGGACTGGCCGGACGGCTCCGGCCTGACCGCCGGACTAGTTATAGTCAAAATGACTAGAACTAATGATACGACTGTGCCGTCCGGGCGCAAAATGTTTCAGGTCACATGAGCGGGCCCGGGCGCGGGGCCAGGCTTGTACGCCGGAGCCGGCACCGGTATAAATCGAGGCTATGGACGCAGAAGATATGGACCCGGAGGGTATGGACGCAGAAGCAGTCAGGGACTGTTACGCGGGAGCGGCCCAGGCGTTCCGGGACCTGACCGCGCAGGTGCACGAACACGACTGGTCACGGCCGGCCCTGGGCGAATGGGATGTCCGGGCACTGACCGGCCACACCAGCCGCGCCCTGACAACCGTGGAGACCTACCTCGCCACCCCGGCCGCCGGGAAGCGGGTGGCGGGTCCGGTGGAATACTTCCTGGCCGTCCGGGGCGCGGCCTCGCCCTCGGCGATCGCGCAGCGCGGCAAGGAAACCGGCGACGCCCTGGGCGAGGACCCGGCCGCAGCGGTGCGGGAGATTGTCCAACGCGTCACGGCCCTTCTCAGGAACACACCGGACGATGCCTTGGTGGCCACCCCCGCCGGGGCGATGACGCTCATTGACTACCTGCCGACCCGCGTCTTCGAGCTGGCCGTGCACACCCTGGACCTGGCGCGCGCCCTGGAGCTCCCGCCGCCCGCCTCCCTGGCCCCCGCGGTGGCCGCGTCCCTAAAACTCGCCGGAGCCATCGGCGCCCGGCTGCCGTCGGCCGGTGAGCTGCTGCTCCTGATCACCGGCCGGACCGGCCTGCCTGAAAACCTGAGCGTCGTTTAGCCCTCCATCCGTTCACCGCCGGCCGGCGGCGCCCCGGCTCAGCGGTTGGCGGCGGCGGCTTCCAGCAGCGGCAACGTGCGCCCCTGGAAGTGGGTGTTGAGGACGATCACCGAGGAGGAGCGCAGGACCGTCCGCGTGGCGATCATGGCATCGAGGACGCGCTGGAGGTCCGAATTGGAGCGGGCGGCGATGCGGGCCATGAGGTCCGAACTGCCGGAGACGGTGTGGATCTCTATCAATTCGGGAATCCGCGCGAGGGCCTCCACGACGGCGTCGTGCCCGAGATCCTGGTTGATCGTGAGGGAACAGAACGCCACTACCGGGAAGCCGAAGTGAGCCGGGTCCGGCTGCGGCACCCACGAGCCGATCACGCCGCCGCTCTGCATCCGGTCCAGCCGTGACTGCACGGTGGCGCGGGCAACCTTCAGGACCCGGGAGGCTTCCAGGACCGACGCCCGTGGGGAATCCGTGAAAAATCGGACAATCTTTGCATCCAGCGAATCCACGTCCATGAATTTTTCCCTCCCTAGCGGTCTCGACCGGACAAACCGCCGCCGGTTCCCCGCATCAGCTAGCAAACTGCCACCATGGTCTCACGGCCGCGGCGCCCCTGCGGCCGGTAGGGCCCGCCCAAAGACGGTAAATTCAAAAGGTCCCATAAGGACGCACAGACCCATAACCACACGAAGGTTCGCAAGCATGACAACGAAGTCCACCGCGAAGATGCCCGCCACAAGCCCGGTCCCGGCCCCGACGCTGGGGCACAGCATGAAGCCGCGCCAGCTGACCATGATGGGACTGGGCAGCGCGATCGGCGCCGGCCTGTTCCTCGGCTCAGGGGCCGGAATCCAGGCCGCGGGACCGGCCGTGCTGATCTCCTACCTCGTCGCCGGAACCCTGATCATCCTGGTCATGTGGGCCCTTGGCGAGATGGCCGCCGCCAACCCCAACAGCGGGGCTTTCTCCGTCTACGCGCAAAAAGCCATGGGCAAGACCGCCGGCGCGACCGTCGGCTGGCTCTGGTGGCTGCAGCTCGTGGTGGTCATCGCGGCCGAAGCCCTCGGTGCGGCCGCACTCCTGTTCACGGTCTGGCCGGTGATTCCCGTCTGGGCGCTGTCGCTGATCTTCATGGCCCTTTTCACCGCGGTCAACCTCGCCGGCGTGAAGAACTTCGGCGAGTTCGAATTCTGGTTCGCCATCCTCAAGGTGGCCGCCATCCTGATGTTCCTGGCCATCGGCGCGGCCCTGCTGCTGGGCTGGCTGCCGGACGTCCCGTCCCCGGGCCTGAGCAACTTCACCACCGACTTCGCCCCGGCGGGCCTGGGCGGCATCGCCACCGCGCTCTTCGTCGTGATCTTCGCCTTTGGCGGCACCGAGATTGTCAGCGTGGCCGCGGCCGAAACGGAGAACCCCGAGCACAGCGTCGGCCAGGCGATCCGCACCGTGGTCTGGCGGATCCTGGTGTTCTACATCGGCTCGGTGTTCGTCATCGCCGCCGTCCTTCCCTCAACCTCTGCGGCCCTGAAGTCCCCCTTCGCCGGCGTGCTCGACGTCGCCCGCATCCCGGGTGCCGGCGCCGCAATCACCCTGGTGGCCGTCGTCGCGCTGCTTTCCGCGCTGAACGCCAACCTCTACGGGGCGTCCCGCATGGTCTACTCGCTCTCTGAGCGCGGCGAAGCCCCGCGGTTCCTCTCGAAGCTCAACGCGGCGCGGGTCCCGGTGCTGGCCGTCAGCGTCTCCGTGGCTTTCGGTTTCCTGGCCGCCGTGCTGGAACTGCTCTTCCCGGACCAGATCCTGCCGGCCCTGTTCCAGCTCGTGGGCTCCACCTGCCTCGTGGTCTGGGGCTCGGCCCTCGTGTCCCAGCTGATCCTGCGCCGCCGGGCAGACCGCGACGGCACGGCGCTGCCGCTGCGGATGAAGGGTTTCCCCGG from Arthrobacter sp. NicSoilB8 harbors:
- a CDS encoding transglutaminase family protein; this translates as MERAVAARLAFKTVAETKVALAVAVARNPGYGSLQESLSVTADGGDVPLTELSDHHGGRFHYMEFAEPTEVLVEYSASVSGLARPEEPGLMELIRYVRPSRYAESDRLLPTAYAEFGGLQGEELLHAVRNWVFSELRYVSGSSRGTDGAVETLLHRRGVCRDFAHLAIALLRSKNVPARLAAVYAPGLAPMDFHAVAEAHINGAWHVIDPTGLAPRESMLRITAGRDSSDTAFLSTVGGSLSLKEISVTAVVDELPVEDPAKLVAIQ
- a CDS encoding M20/M25/M40 family metallo-hydrolase, which translates into the protein MRNPLQDTTAGAAHDETHHETHDKTADNATAGETATSAADGPGSAGRAAASLAELVTYRTVSCRLENAGEGAGQQNATELAGFEAFIAALPRLYPAVHEALDLERVNGQALLYRWPGTDPGAGARASVLMAHYDVVPAGDPGEWTHEPFSGHNDGTFLWGRGTLDDKGQLVAILEAAESLLRAGYAPAHDLYFSFGNNEETAGDSAAAAADLLGARGVTPWLVLDEGGAVAGGAFPGVSRPAAVVGVAEKGILDVELLTRDPGGHASTPPRMGATARLARAITRIERSPFPQSLPDVTAEMLRRFGPHSPAPLRAAFANAALLRRPITWLFGRLGSETNAMTRTTVAITTLEGSAGANVLAATAKANANIRIAVGESVEGTVARLRKIIRDPQVELRVVEGNDPSPVSPSSGAPWELLADCIGQVFPEAIITPYIMMGGTDSRRFTGICGAVYRFAPFFMDVPARGSIHGVDEKIALETLGHGVRFYETLMREL
- a CDS encoding DUF1684 domain-containing protein, whose amino-acid sequence is MAEQHFDASHFGEQGDVAGMSALDIADWRLRTFALYATTRKIAADSPAEAHSYWRHERDRMFGTHPASALTAEAKASFDGLKTADYDPIYRFYVPLTLEGAGREMNVETGTDGLVRFVRLGTFDLPEMGQLAVWKLRGYGGGIFVPFRDATAGQPGGSYGAGRYLLDTIKGAFHGVRGSGPNAEFVLDFNFAYNPSCAYNEAWACPLAGPANRLAVDIPVGELY
- a CDS encoding GtrA family protein, which encodes MESELTQQAPAPAVVRTPSLRRRRGILRYPVVRQLIRFTGVGIVCTLTSLALYALSRPWLGPQPANAAALILTSFMNTALNRRLTFKITERRRMKRDHLNGLIVILVALLITGGSLAILHWLRPEATVADELWTTTLSGFAATAVRFTMLRHWIFRRARHR
- a CDS encoding cysteine desulfurase family protein, with protein sequence MIFLDAAATTPVRREVLEAMWPYLTGEFGNPSSHHSLGDAAATALAGARAATAKALGCRAGEIVFTSGGTEADNLAIKGIALARRAADPRLDRVAISAVEHPAVEESARYLERVHGFAVDVIPVDRFGQVTEEALAAVLGPGTALVSVMYANNEVGTVQPIARLAALARAQGIPFHTDAVQAAGWLPLDTGALGVDALSISGHKLGAPKGSGALFVRGRIRIEPLVHGGGQERGRRSGTENVAGAVALATALTLARETASLPASVPAPDPASNPAPDSAPDPARRVAALRDGFIAAVLAGVPGAVLTGHPTERLPSVASFCFPGTSGESVLLELERQGVVCSSGSACAAGSDAPSPVLLALGIEPEVAQTAVRFSFDSTITAAELQEAAAAVRTAVAGVRALRPN
- the nadC gene encoding carboxylating nicotinate-nucleotide diphosphorylase, with amino-acid sequence MTATAAPETATSRTVTSRTVTSRTAALDGSLPEAAVLAVLRAALQEDAPYGDITSQTLIPAKARATAVLNARVPGVLSGGEVFAAAMKLTDPGAVVELLVRDGETFVAGTALARVTGNARAVLLAERVGLNLVQRMSAIATRTAEYVALVDGTAARITDTRKTTPGLRVLERYAVRCGGGANHRFSLSDAVLAKDNHLAVLTGGDPAKLTAVLRGARAQLGHTTHFEVEVDTMEQIEPVLAAGVDTIMLDNFSLAELAAGVRLVGGRARVEASGNVNLATVADIAATGVDVISIGGLTHSVTALDLGLDIELAVETETGPDTLPDDRQGVEPDVEAGVPADGHPGADPAAG